A single window of Modestobacter italicus DNA harbors:
- a CDS encoding GNAT family N-acetyltransferase, giving the protein MPSPVRLVVEDPPDPDDLALLEAAVEAAAGAGDAREFAVLARDEHARMVAGVSALVWGRCCELQAMWVDPPLRGRGTARALMAAAEAEARRRGCGVVLLQAYDLVAAGLYGRLGYETVAVVEGCPDGSARRWFRKVL; this is encoded by the coding sequence GTGCCCAGCCCCGTCCGCCTCGTGGTGGAGGACCCGCCGGACCCTGACGACCTCGCGCTGCTCGAGGCGGCGGTCGAGGCCGCCGCCGGCGCCGGGGACGCGCGGGAGTTCGCGGTCCTCGCCCGTGACGAGCACGCCCGGATGGTCGCCGGGGTCTCCGCGCTCGTGTGGGGTCGGTGCTGCGAGCTGCAGGCCATGTGGGTCGACCCCCCGCTGCGGGGCCGGGGGACGGCCCGCGCGCTGATGGCCGCGGCGGAGGCGGAGGCGCGGCGGCGCGGGTGCGGCGTCGTGCTGCTGCAGGCCTACGACCTGGTGGCAGCGGGCCTCTACGGACGGCTGGGCTACGAGACCGTCGCCGTCGTGGAGGGCTGCCCGGACGGCAGCGCC
- a CDS encoding SHOCT domain-containing protein: MGIVRRRARRRALMVGGAAYAAGKHRRNQEEQGAEDDGYDEQQAPEAPPAPPVAAVPEPRSDADQIQRLAELHDAGTLTDDEFSAAKAKILGI; this comes from the coding sequence ATGGGGATCGTCCGTCGGAGGGCCCGGCGCCGCGCGCTGATGGTCGGGGGCGCGGCGTACGCCGCGGGCAAGCACCGCCGGAACCAGGAGGAGCAGGGCGCGGAGGACGACGGCTACGACGAGCAGCAGGCCCCGGAGGCCCCGCCCGCCCCGCCGGTGGCCGCCGTCCCGGAGCCCCGGTCCGATGCCGACCAGATCCAGCGGCTGGCCGAGCTGCACGACGCCGGCACGCTCACCGACGACGAGTTCTCGGCCGCCAAGGCCAAGATCCTCGGCATCTGA
- a CDS encoding potassium channel family protein, translated as MLNADPDPSAAAAGRGRKRHPLLGALLRTTVTVVAIVVLYYLLPLQHGFGLRTALFLLGGLVVVGVIVTWQVLRILDSPHPALRAVEALALSLTLFLVLFAAAYVVLVGGDPAAFTQRLDRTDVLYFVVTVFTTVGFGDIAPVSQAARVITTLQMVGDLVLLGLVLRVVVNAVQLSRQRVGTTGLPLGTRPPSGPSG; from the coding sequence GTGCTGAACGCCGACCCCGACCCCTCCGCGGCGGCCGCGGGCCGCGGCAGGAAGCGGCACCCGCTGCTCGGCGCGCTCCTCCGGACGACGGTCACCGTGGTCGCCATCGTGGTCCTGTACTACCTGCTGCCGCTGCAGCACGGCTTCGGCCTGCGGACGGCGCTGTTCCTGCTGGGCGGGCTGGTGGTCGTCGGGGTGATCGTGACGTGGCAGGTCCTGCGGATCCTCGACTCACCGCACCCGGCGCTGCGCGCGGTCGAGGCCCTGGCGCTGAGCCTCACGCTGTTCCTCGTGCTCTTCGCCGCCGCCTACGTCGTCCTGGTGGGCGGTGACCCGGCGGCCTTCACCCAGCGGCTGGACCGGACGGACGTCCTGTACTTCGTGGTCACGGTCTTCACCACCGTCGGGTTCGGCGACATCGCACCGGTCAGCCAGGCCGCCCGCGTCATCACCACGCTGCAGATGGTCGGTGACCTGGTGCTCCTGGGCCTGGTCCTGCGGGTGGTGGTGAACGCCGTCCAGCTGAGCCGGCAGCGGGTCGGCACCACCGGGCTCCCGCTCGGCACCCGGCCGCCGTCCGGGCCCTCGGGGTGA
- a CDS encoding glycoside hydrolase family 15 protein, producing MTQTTRTGTTRTETAIADHGLIGDLQTAALVTTDGSVDWFCCPRFDSPSVFGALLDDAEGGHFRIRPAGVEYTTKQMYLPDTAVLVTRFFTESGVGQVQDFMPPAGSTATDRHRLVRMIQCVRGRMSFEIDVAPRFDYGRHPHRAELSADGVVFSADGASLTLHVVREPGDEQRARVQVEDQDVHATLDLVAGEVRGVVLESSADGPPRAVRVAEITDLLDGTMAFWRSWLAGSTYTGRWREAVQRSAITLKLMTYAPTGGIVAAPTAALPEQVGGERNWDYRYTWVRDASFSVHALLRLGLVEEAAGFLVWLGDRIRERIGSDSGPMNIMYRIDGSSDLKEDSLEHWSGYRGSAPVRIGNGAAEQLQLDVYGEAMDSLYAAARAGLPLPARGWSAIRSVLDWLVDNWDQPEEGIWETRGGRQSFTYGRVMCWVAFDRGIRMSVEHGRPAPLERWTAARDAVYTQVMEQGFHESRQAFVQHYGTDVLDAALLRMPTVGFVDGRDPLWRSTLAAMDEELVTDSLVYRYDPDASPDGLRGSEGTFSLCSYAYVDALTRAGRVDDARSAFEKMLTYGNHVGLFSEEIALTGEQIGNFPQAFTHLALIDAAVTLDAALDNHGPVPGLR from the coding sequence ATGACCCAGACCACCCGGACCGGGACGACCCGGACCGAGACCGCGATCGCCGACCACGGCCTGATCGGGGACCTGCAGACCGCCGCCCTGGTCACGACCGACGGCTCCGTCGACTGGTTCTGCTGCCCGCGCTTCGACTCGCCCAGCGTGTTCGGCGCGCTGCTCGACGACGCGGAGGGCGGCCACTTCCGGATCCGGCCGGCCGGGGTGGAGTACACGACGAAGCAGATGTACCTGCCCGACACCGCGGTGCTGGTCACCCGGTTCTTCACCGAGTCCGGGGTCGGCCAGGTGCAGGACTTCATGCCGCCCGCCGGGAGCACCGCCACCGACCGCCACCGGCTGGTCCGGATGATCCAGTGCGTGCGCGGCCGGATGAGCTTCGAGATCGACGTGGCACCCCGCTTCGACTACGGCCGCCACCCGCACCGGGCGGAGCTGTCGGCGGACGGGGTGGTGTTCTCGGCCGACGGCGCGTCCCTGACGCTGCACGTCGTCCGGGAGCCCGGGGACGAGCAACGCGCGCGGGTGCAGGTGGAGGACCAGGACGTGCACGCGACCCTGGACCTGGTCGCCGGGGAGGTCCGGGGCGTCGTCCTGGAGTCCTCGGCGGACGGGCCGCCGCGGGCGGTCCGGGTCGCCGAGATCACCGACCTGCTGGACGGGACGATGGCGTTCTGGCGGTCCTGGCTGGCCGGCTCGACCTACACCGGCCGCTGGCGCGAGGCGGTGCAGCGGTCGGCGATCACGCTGAAGCTGATGACCTACGCGCCGACCGGCGGCATCGTGGCCGCACCGACCGCGGCGCTGCCCGAGCAGGTCGGCGGCGAGCGGAACTGGGACTACCGCTACACCTGGGTGCGCGACGCCTCGTTCTCCGTGCACGCCCTCCTCCGGCTGGGCCTGGTCGAGGAGGCAGCGGGCTTCCTGGTCTGGCTCGGCGACCGGATCCGGGAGCGGATCGGCAGCGACAGCGGCCCGATGAACATCATGTACCGCATCGACGGCTCCTCCGACCTCAAGGAGGACTCCCTCGAGCACTGGTCCGGCTACCGCGGATCGGCACCGGTGCGGATCGGGAACGGCGCGGCCGAGCAGCTGCAGCTCGACGTCTACGGCGAGGCGATGGACAGCCTCTACGCCGCGGCGCGCGCCGGGCTGCCGCTCCCCGCCCGCGGCTGGTCGGCGATCCGGTCCGTCCTGGACTGGCTCGTCGACAACTGGGACCAGCCCGAGGAGGGCATCTGGGAGACCCGCGGCGGCCGGCAGTCGTTCACCTACGGCCGGGTGATGTGCTGGGTGGCGTTCGACCGCGGCATCCGGATGTCGGTCGAGCACGGCCGCCCGGCACCGCTGGAGCGCTGGACGGCGGCCCGCGACGCGGTCTACACGCAGGTCATGGAGCAGGGCTTCCACGAGTCGCGGCAGGCGTTCGTCCAGCACTACGGCACCGACGTGCTGGACGCCGCGCTGCTGCGGATGCCCACCGTCGGGTTCGTCGACGGGCGTGACCCGCTGTGGCGGTCGACGCTGGCGGCGATGGACGAGGAGCTGGTCACCGACAGCCTGGTCTACCGGTACGACCCCGATGCCTCCCCGGACGGGCTGCGGGGTTCGGAGGGGACCTTCTCGCTGTGCAGCTACGCCTACGTCGACGCGCTGACCCGGGCCGGCCGGGTCGACGACGCGCGGTCGGCCTTCGAGAAGATGCTCACCTACGGCAACCACGTGGGCCTCTTCTCCGAGGAGATCGCCCTCACGGGCGAGCAGATCGGCAACTTCCCGCAGGCGTTCACCCACCTGGCGCTCATCGACGCCGCGGTCACGCTCGACGCGGCGCTCGACAACCACGGCCCGGTGCCCGGGCTCAGGTGA
- a CDS encoding PLDc N-terminal domain-containing protein — translation MALAATEDYPLLDVMWSMIVFFGLLLFFWLLFVVFDDLFKRRDIGGWGKTLWTVVVILLPYLGVFTYLIVEGRDIVGRRAQEAAEAQQQLEDRMRRISAQAPAGGTGEIQRGKQLLDEGTITADEFDAIKRRALV, via the coding sequence ATGGCACTGGCCGCGACCGAGGACTACCCGCTCCTGGACGTCATGTGGTCCATGATCGTGTTCTTCGGGCTGCTGCTGTTCTTCTGGTTGCTCTTCGTGGTGTTCGACGACCTCTTCAAGCGTCGCGACATCGGCGGGTGGGGCAAGACCCTCTGGACGGTCGTCGTCATCCTGCTGCCCTACCTCGGGGTGTTTACCTACCTCATCGTCGAGGGCCGGGACATCGTCGGACGCCGCGCCCAGGAGGCGGCGGAGGCCCAGCAGCAGCTGGAGGACAGGATGCGACGGATCTCCGCCCAGGCCCCCGCCGGCGGCACCGGGGAGATCCAGCGCGGCAAGCAGCTGCTCGACGAGGGCACCATCACCGCTGACGAGTTCGACGCGATCAAGCGCCGGGCCCTGGTCTGA
- a CDS encoding RDD family protein, with product MATAERPPGTPAAEHPWHSSAQPARPPRSPVAPAGGPRRAGLVSRTLAAGVDIVVALGLLLAGYLGTAGVLFLAQTTSFRFPVPGSALLIALGLAVLAGYLTVTWALTGRSYGDQLLGLRVTDRRGRRPRWSVAAARAVLSVLLPLGVLWVAVSRQNRSLQDLLLRTSVVYDWPAH from the coding sequence ATGGCCACCGCTGAGCGACCGCCCGGCACCCCGGCAGCCGAGCACCCCTGGCACTCCTCCGCCCAGCCGGCCCGGCCACCGCGGAGCCCGGTGGCGCCCGCCGGCGGACCCCGGCGGGCGGGGCTGGTCAGCCGCACCCTGGCCGCAGGGGTGGACATCGTCGTCGCCCTCGGGCTGCTGCTGGCCGGCTACCTGGGCACCGCGGGCGTCCTCTTCCTGGCGCAGACGACGTCCTTCCGCTTCCCGGTACCGGGGTCGGCGCTGCTGATCGCGCTCGGGCTGGCCGTGCTGGCCGGCTACCTGACGGTGACCTGGGCCCTCACCGGGCGCAGCTACGGCGACCAGCTCCTCGGGCTCCGGGTCACCGACCGGCGGGGCCGGCGCCCGCGCTGGTCCGTGGCGGCGGCCCGCGCCGTGCTGTCGGTCCTGCTGCCGCTGGGTGTGCTCTGGGTCGCGGTGAGCCGGCAGAACCGCTCGCTGCAGGACCTCCTGCTGCGCACGTCGGTGGTCTACGACTGGCCGGCGCACTGA
- a CDS encoding DUF2252 domain-containing protein: MSRSTTRGTSRNGAVPTKRTRRPAGGASVAPAPRRATDPAVPTPPTAVVAPTVEGQLEAVERAVPHQTRDERVARGKAARSEVPRESHAGFRPAADRSDPVSLLEGQGTTRVPELLPIRYGRMASSPFAYYRGAALPMAADLAPTPRSGLPVQLCGDAHLANFGVFASPERNLVFDLNDFDETLPGPWEWDVKRLAASLEIAGRSRDFPARTRRRIVEAAVARYRKAMRAFAGMTALEVWYAHADLDTVGAVADVSLAARQRKALARGGAKARTKDNLGALSRFARIEDGEARLVAAPPLIVPLRDLIPDPAEVASTEQMLAALMRTYAQTLPPERRVLLERHTMVDMARKVVGVGSVGTRSWMILLLEDGVAPLFLQAKEAGPSVLEEYAGTSAFANCGERVVVGQRLMQAASDIFLGWVQSPGFDGRPRDFYIRQLRDWKGSAEVEQMVPAGMRAYGEICGWTLARAHARSGDRVAIAAYLGKGPEFDVAIGEFADAYADQNERDHAALVAAIASGRIVAEADV, translated from the coding sequence ATGAGCCGGTCCACGACCCGCGGCACGAGCCGGAACGGCGCCGTCCCGACCAAGCGGACCCGGCGCCCGGCCGGCGGGGCCTCGGTGGCCCCCGCACCCCGGCGCGCGACAGACCCGGCCGTGCCGACGCCGCCCACCGCCGTCGTGGCCCCGACCGTCGAGGGCCAGCTGGAGGCGGTGGAGCGCGCGGTGCCGCACCAGACCCGCGACGAGCGGGTGGCCCGTGGGAAGGCCGCCCGCAGCGAGGTGCCGCGGGAGAGCCACGCCGGCTTCCGCCCGGCGGCCGACCGCAGCGACCCGGTCTCGCTGCTCGAGGGTCAGGGCACGACCCGGGTCCCCGAGCTGCTGCCCATCCGCTACGGCCGGATGGCCTCCTCGCCCTTCGCCTACTACCGCGGTGCCGCGCTGCCCATGGCCGCCGACCTGGCACCCACCCCCCGGTCGGGCCTTCCGGTCCAGCTCTGCGGGGACGCCCACCTGGCGAACTTCGGGGTGTTCGCCTCACCGGAGCGCAACCTGGTCTTCGACCTCAACGACTTCGACGAGACCCTGCCCGGACCCTGGGAGTGGGACGTCAAGCGGCTGGCCGCCAGCCTGGAGATCGCCGGCCGCTCCCGGGACTTCCCGGCGCGGACCCGCCGGCGCATCGTCGAGGCCGCGGTCGCCCGGTACCGGAAGGCCATGCGGGCGTTCGCCGGGATGACCGCCCTGGAGGTCTGGTACGCCCACGCCGACCTGGACACCGTCGGCGCCGTCGCCGACGTCTCGCTGGCCGCCCGCCAGCGGAAGGCCCTGGCCCGCGGCGGCGCCAAGGCGCGGACCAAGGACAACCTCGGGGCGCTGAGCCGGTTCGCCCGGATCGAGGACGGGGAGGCGCGCCTGGTGGCCGCCCCGCCGCTCATCGTGCCGCTCCGGGACCTGATCCCCGACCCGGCCGAGGTCGCCTCGACCGAGCAGATGCTCGCGGCGCTGATGCGGACCTACGCCCAGACCCTCCCGCCCGAGCGGCGCGTGCTGCTGGAGCGGCACACGATGGTCGACATGGCCCGGAAGGTCGTCGGCGTGGGCAGCGTCGGCACCCGGTCGTGGATGATCCTGCTGCTCGAGGACGGCGTCGCGCCGCTGTTCCTCCAGGCGAAGGAGGCCGGACCCTCGGTGCTGGAGGAGTACGCCGGCACCAGCGCGTTCGCCAACTGCGGGGAACGGGTCGTGGTCGGGCAGCGCCTGATGCAGGCGGCCAGCGACATCTTCCTCGGCTGGGTGCAGTCCCCGGGCTTCGACGGCCGGCCGCGGGACTTCTACATCCGGCAGCTGCGCGACTGGAAGGGCTCGGCCGAGGTGGAGCAGATGGTGCCGGCGGGCATGCGGGCCTACGGCGAGATCTGCGGGTGGACCCTGGCCCGCGCGCACGCCCGCTCCGGCGACCGGGTCGCGATCGCCGCCTACCTGGGCAAGGGCCCGGAGTTCGACGTGGCCATCGGCGAGTTCGCCGACGCCTACGCCGACCAGAACGAGCGCGACCACGCCGCGCTGGTGGCCGCCATCGCCTCCGGCCGGATCGTGGCCGAGGCGGACGTGTAG
- a CDS encoding NUDIX hydrolase, whose protein sequence is MTTINRTAAGRKVYVHDPDAPRASVVVPSVFVVARRRDGRLLLVRRCDSGAWELPGGRVDVGESACEAAVRETAEEAGVPVVITGFAGMFTDPGYVVQATDGEVRQVFALVLLARALDGTPHGDAYETSEAAWFAPEDLGGLVIASPARAWIQQALDVGARPYLG, encoded by the coding sequence ATGACGACGATCAACCGCACCGCCGCCGGCCGGAAGGTCTACGTCCACGATCCCGACGCGCCACGGGCGAGCGTCGTCGTCCCCTCGGTGTTCGTCGTGGCGCGCCGCCGCGACGGCCGGCTGCTCCTCGTGCGGCGGTGCGACAGCGGCGCCTGGGAGCTGCCCGGCGGCCGGGTGGACGTCGGTGAGAGCGCCTGCGAGGCCGCCGTCCGGGAGACGGCCGAGGAGGCCGGCGTCCCGGTGGTCATCACCGGCTTCGCCGGGATGTTCACCGACCCCGGCTACGTGGTCCAGGCCACGGACGGCGAGGTCCGCCAGGTGTTCGCGCTGGTCCTCCTGGCCCGCGCGCTCGACGGCACGCCCCACGGGGACGCGTACGAGACGAGCGAGGCCGCCTGGTTCGCACCCGAGGACCTCGGCGGGCTGGTGATCGCCTCGCCGGCCCGCGCCTGGATCCAGCAGGCGCTGGACGTCGGCGCCCGGCCGTACCTGGGGTGA